The following are from one region of the Novosphingobium humi genome:
- a CDS encoding sensor histidine kinase yields MRGLTFLAQPRIGRLAGQFGLAFALAMAGAGALLYWQARAQIDDEVETSLRREQARILVPGAPQDTAAIARRLNALTGGRVISDKGHMLFAADGRAIWGRIEMAPPPPGFADVSFRDGRPDWREGHALTARLPDGARLVIIEHSEAVENIHAMLPRTALILVIISVVVGGGAAWLFSALIAQRLARTMAAADALARGDLSRRIPDAGLDGVFAQQVAGLNRMIERMADMVHSQRQFASHLAHDLRTPLTRLRALLQADREHTDAAGRQLLERAERECRSIIAIFDALLRLSEIEAGRHPTAMAPLPLAPIIEDVAETMEPVIADAGSRLELGALFPATIRGDVGLVHQLLVNLLDNVALHTPAQTCATIGLSQTGTEAVITIADNGPGIAEAQRDRVMQPFERGTASNRPGSGLGLAIADAIMRFHDGSLELADNGPGLAVRLRFPLLRAGMATF; encoded by the coding sequence ATGCGGGGCCTGACCTTTCTGGCCCAGCCGCGCATCGGGCGGTTGGCAGGGCAATTCGGGCTGGCCTTTGCGCTGGCGATGGCCGGGGCCGGCGCGCTGCTCTACTGGCAGGCGCGCGCGCAGATCGATGATGAGGTCGAAACCTCGCTGCGCCGCGAACAGGCGCGCATTCTGGTCCCCGGCGCGCCGCAGGACACCGCCGCCATCGCCCGCCGCCTCAATGCGCTGACCGGCGGGCGCGTCATCAGCGACAAGGGGCATATGCTGTTTGCCGCTGATGGCCGCGCGATCTGGGGCCGGATCGAGATGGCCCCGCCGCCCCCCGGCTTTGCCGATGTAAGCTTTCGTGATGGCCGCCCCGACTGGCGCGAGGGCCATGCGCTGACCGCGCGGCTGCCCGACGGGGCGCGGCTGGTGATCATCGAACATTCCGAGGCGGTGGAAAATATCCACGCCATGCTGCCGCGCACCGCGCTCATTCTGGTCATCATCAGCGTCGTTGTCGGCGGCGGGGCGGCATGGCTGTTTTCGGCGCTGATCGCCCAGCGATTGGCCCGCACGATGGCCGCCGCCGATGCGCTGGCGCGCGGAGACCTCAGCCGGCGCATCCCCGATGCGGGCCTTGACGGCGTGTTTGCCCAGCAGGTCGCGGGCCTCAACCGGATGATCGAACGCATGGCCGACATGGTCCACAGCCAGCGCCAGTTCGCCAGCCATCTGGCCCATGACCTGCGCACGCCGCTGACGCGGCTGCGCGCCCTGTTGCAGGCCGACAGGGAGCATACGGACGCCGCCGGACGGCAATTGCTGGAACGGGCCGAGCGCGAATGCCGCTCGATCATCGCCATTTTCGACGCGCTGCTGCGCCTGTCGGAAATCGAGGCGGGGCGCCACCCCACCGCCATGGCCCCGTTGCCGCTGGCCCCGATCATCGAGGATGTGGCAGAAACCATGGAGCCGGTGATCGCAGATGCGGGCAGCAGGCTGGAGCTTGGCGCGCTGTTTCCCGCCACGATCCGGGGTGATGTCGGGCTGGTGCATCAATTGCTGGTCAATCTGCTCGACAATGTGGCGCTCCACACGCCCGCGCAGACATGCGCCACCATTGGCCTCAGCCAGACCGGAACCGAGGCGGTCATCACCATCGCCGACAACGGCCCCGGCATCGCCGAGGCCCAGCGCGACCGGGTGATGCAGCCCTTTGAACGGGGCACGGCCTCGAATCGGCCCGGCAGCGGGCTGGGTCTGGCGATTGCCGACGCCATCATGCGTTTTCACGACGGATCGCTCGAACTGGCCGACAATGGGCCGGGGCTGGCGGTGCGTCTGCGTTTTCCGCTGCTTCGGGCGGGTATGGCAACATTCTAA
- a CDS encoding response regulator transcription factor, whose protein sequence is MAQKPVLVVEDDPIIAGVICRSLAAWGHPSLHALTGREALALEREGAVGAIILDRMLPDIGGIEILSQWRASGCNIPVLMLSALGSVQDRVEGLKAGADDYLTKPFDDAELEARLAAICRRNLRKGDDLAVGRLRLDNAAHRAFLGDAGIDLNRKQFSMLAYLMRHADRVVTRAMLLENVWGYAFDPATNIVESNLSRLRGRLQALGCDAVETLRGEGYVLRSAKCGA, encoded by the coding sequence ATGGCTCAGAAACCTGTTCTTGTTGTCGAGGATGATCCGATCATCGCGGGCGTGATCTGCCGCAGTCTGGCGGCATGGGGTCATCCCTCGCTCCACGCGCTGACCGGACGCGAGGCTTTGGCCCTTGAGCGCGAGGGCGCGGTGGGCGCGATCATTCTGGACCGGATGCTGCCCGATATCGGCGGGATAGAGATCCTCTCGCAATGGCGCGCATCGGGGTGCAATATCCCGGTGCTGATGCTTTCCGCGCTCGGCTCGGTGCAGGACCGGGTCGAGGGGCTGAAAGCGGGGGCTGACGATTATCTGACCAAGCCGTTTGACGATGCCGAACTGGAGGCGCGCCTTGCCGCGATCTGTCGGCGCAACCTGCGCAAGGGCGATGATCTGGCCGTGGGGCGGCTGCGGCTGGACAATGCCGCGCACCGGGCCTTTCTGGGCGATGCGGGCATTGACCTTAACCGCAAGCAGTTTTCGATGCTGGCCTATCTGATGCGCCATGCCGACCGCGTGGTAACGCGCGCCATGCTGCTGGAAAATGTCTGGGGCTATGCCTTTGATCCGGCCACCAATATCGTGGAAAGCAATCTCTCGCGCCTGCGCGGGCGGCTTCAGGCATTGGGCTGCGATGCGGTCGAAACCTTGCGCGGCGAAGGCTATGTTCTGCGTTCGGCCAAATGCGGGGCCTGA
- a CDS encoding LacI family DNA-binding transcriptional regulator has product MQRVRNIKELAEVAGVSAGTVSRALAGSELISQATRERIQALAREYGFRPNVMARNLRIQKTGAIGVLIPLGHEAGQPISDPFFITMLAMLADKLTERGYDLLLSRVIPQDMGWLERVATSGRVDGLIVLGQSDQAATLDEVARDYRPLVVWGGHKEGQVHCSVGSDNYLGGQMAARHLIAHGCRKIAFFGDPRALEMTQRLDGVQAALAQAGLDRADVVPAHLVAELAYADIARYLGDASHRPDGIVAASDVIAMTTLRALSEVGLSVPGDVRVVGYDNLPLSEHTVPSLTTISQDLVAGAEHLVDMLMRRIAGEETQSVVMAPELVERMSA; this is encoded by the coding sequence ATGCAGAGGGTGAGGAACATCAAGGAGCTGGCCGAAGTGGCCGGGGTGTCGGCCGGTACGGTATCGCGCGCGCTGGCCGGTTCGGAATTGATCAGCCAGGCCACGCGCGAGCGGATTCAGGCGCTGGCGCGCGAATATGGCTTTCGCCCCAATGTGATGGCGCGCAACCTGCGGATTCAAAAGACCGGGGCGATCGGCGTGCTGATACCGCTGGGCCACGAAGCGGGGCAGCCGATTTCCGATCCCTTCTTTATCACCATGCTGGCGATGCTGGCCGACAAATTGACCGAGCGGGGCTATGACCTGCTGCTCAGCCGGGTGATTCCTCAGGATATGGGCTGGCTGGAAAGGGTGGCGACATCGGGGCGGGTCGACGGGCTGATCGTGTTGGGCCAATCGGATCAGGCCGCGACCCTTGACGAGGTGGCGCGCGATTATCGACCGCTGGTGGTCTGGGGCGGGCATAAGGAAGGGCAGGTCCATTGCAGCGTGGGCAGCGACAACTATCTGGGCGGACAGATGGCGGCGCGGCATCTGATTGCGCATGGGTGTCGTAAGATCGCCTTTTTCGGCGATCCGCGCGCCCTGGAAATGACCCAGCGTCTGGACGGTGTGCAGGCCGCGCTGGCGCAGGCCGGGCTGGATCGGGCCGATGTGGTCCCAGCCCATCTGGTGGCCGAATTGGCCTATGCCGATATTGCCCGCTATCTGGGCGATGCTTCGCACCGGCCCGACGGGATCGTGGCCGCCTCCGACGTGATCGCGATGACGACGCTGCGCGCGCTCTCCGAAGTGGGCCTGTCGGTGCCCGGCGACGTGCGCGTGGTGGGCTATGACAACCTGCCGCTCTCCGAACATACCGTGCCCAGCCTGACCACCATCAGCCAGGATCTGGTCGCCGGGGCAGAGCATCTGGTCGACATGCTGATGCGCCGCATCGCGGGCGAGGAGACGCAGAGCGTGGTGATGGCGCCGGAGTTGGTCGAGCGTATGTCGGCTTGA
- a CDS encoding pilus assembly protein TadE, translating into MKWRALLRRLRRDCSGVSIIELGATMPVLLVIGLYGIEMANMTITSLQINQIAMSTADNASRLEQSSTSSVSPTVTETEVNSVLTGAVQEGKSINLSTRGKVIISSLELNSSTGKQYIHWQRCTGSMTAASAYGAENAVVTGMGPTGNQVMAASGMAVMFVEVYYQQSGLFGSMFVKPMTLRQEAAFLIRDSRNLTAGLSGTKTATC; encoded by the coding sequence ATGAAATGGCGCGCCCTCCTGCGCCGCCTGCGCCGCGATTGCTCGGGCGTCTCGATCATCGAGCTGGGCGCCACCATGCCTGTGCTGCTGGTCATCGGGCTTTATGGCATCGAGATGGCGAACATGACCATCACCAGCCTTCAGATCAACCAGATCGCCATGTCGACCGCCGACAATGCCTCGCGCCTTGAACAGAGCAGCACGTCCAGCGTCAGCCCGACAGTGACCGAAACCGAGGTCAATTCGGTGCTGACCGGCGCGGTGCAGGAGGGCAAGAGCATCAACCTGAGCACCAGGGGCAAGGTCATCATCTCCAGCCTCGAACTCAATTCGAGCACCGGCAAGCAATATATCCACTGGCAACGCTGCACCGGCAGCATGACCGCCGCCTCGGCCTATGGCGCGGAAAACGCCGTCGTCACCGGCATGGGCCCCACCGGCAATCAGGTGATGGCGGCCAGCGGCATGGCCGTGATGTTCGTCGAGGTCTATTACCAGCAATCGGGCCTGTTCGGATCGATGTTCGTCAAACCCATGACGCTGCGTCAGGAAGCGGCCTTCCTCATCCGCGATTCACGCAATCTGACGGCGGGGCTGTCGGGCACCAAGACGGCGACGTGTTGA
- a CDS encoding TadE/TadG family type IV pilus assembly protein: MARRLGHLWRDRRGATAVEYAFVLPILLVMMMGIGYFGQMFYGRALLNGAVRQAARDATLENANTTTLDQNVAKVLAPALPGVTVTSTRKSYYDFTDIGRAEKWTDSNANGRCDNGEPYTDENGDGSWNSDIGAAGNGAAGDIIVYTATASYTPMFSVPFMKSMWGKVTLNATAVRRNQPWAAQVAYGSATRTCT; this comes from the coding sequence ATGGCGCGGCGGCTTGGCCATCTCTGGCGCGACCGGCGCGGGGCCACGGCGGTGGAATATGCCTTTGTCCTGCCGATCCTGTTGGTGATGATGATGGGCATCGGCTATTTCGGCCAGATGTTCTATGGCCGCGCGCTGCTCAATGGCGCGGTGCGTCAGGCCGCGCGCGATGCCACGCTCGAAAATGCCAACACCACCACGCTGGACCAGAACGTGGCCAAGGTGCTGGCCCCGGCCCTGCCCGGCGTGACGGTCACCTCGACCCGCAAGTCCTATTATGATTTCACCGATATCGGCCGCGCGGAAAAATGGACTGATTCCAATGCCAACGGCCGCTGTGACAATGGCGAACCCTACACGGACGAGAACGGCGACGGATCGTGGAATTCGGACATTGGCGCAGCGGGCAATGGCGCAGCGGGCGACATCATCGTCTATACCGCCACGGCCAGCTATACGCCGATGTTCAGCGTCCCTTTCATGAAAAGCATGTGGGGCAAGGTCACGCTGAACGCCACGGCGGTGCGCCGCAACCAGCCCTGGGCCGCGCAGGTCGCCTATGGTTCGGCCACAAGGACCTGCACATGA
- a CDS encoding pilus assembly protein: MLQPRPFLCRLAHDRRGNVLMLASAIMFVLTALIGGAVDLSLVYRAQNRLQGACDAGVLAARRAVTTNGLDATAIAQGKSYFNVNYTDAQQGTKSTTFALTSSDNGITVNGTASTTVPLRIMALFGRYTYNVSLTCGSTQSIGNSDIVFVLDTTGSMADSYNGTVKITGLQNALKNFNTTIINATAGTNARVRYGFVPYSSSVNVGRLLYNLNPSYLVSNYGIQTRVPQFETVNYGVYNGRSIKTSEEVYSANSTPALYSSSAYGSQSACLEALPAVTAWANNGSPSASSGYVTTGNYSYYANISNQPRRRTLYTCSRSGDSYYQYYYYANLTFKTYSYTGFTTPATTSTASLFDHFDYMLVNMDVSTFKTFANTTTNTGSNGTSLVSSWDGCIEERYTVSDPTFTYSSLTDRISPTTATDLDIDMAPTSDDATKWAPMWPDVAYYRGTSSSSSILSTSGSQAYSYCPAAARTLATMTQTDFTNYVNSLTPAGSTYHDIGMLWGARLISATGIFASNVTEVPTNGGNVTRHIIYMTDGEPNANYSIQQAYGIEYHDRRITDNGYSNDDNRHIARFRALCDAIKGRGVRIWVIGYSTSLSSDLSYCASPDSGFTANSASELNSAFQQIAKTASALRVAS, encoded by the coding sequence ATGCTGCAACCCCGGCCCTTTCTGTGCCGTTTGGCCCATGACCGGCGCGGCAATGTGCTGATGCTGGCCTCCGCGATCATGTTCGTGCTGACCGCGCTGATCGGCGGGGCGGTGGACTTAAGCCTTGTCTATCGCGCACAGAACCGGCTTCAGGGGGCCTGCGATGCGGGCGTGCTGGCCGCCCGGCGCGCGGTGACCACCAATGGGCTGGACGCCACCGCGATCGCGCAGGGCAAATCCTATTTCAACGTCAACTATACCGACGCCCAGCAAGGCACCAAGAGCACCACCTTTGCCCTGACCTCGTCCGACAATGGCATCACCGTCAACGGCACGGCCAGCACCACCGTGCCGCTGCGGATCATGGCGCTCTTCGGGCGTTACACCTATAACGTCAGCCTGACCTGCGGATCGACGCAGAGCATCGGCAATTCCGATATCGTCTTCGTGCTGGACACCACCGGGTCGATGGCCGATTCCTATAACGGCACGGTCAAGATCACCGGGCTTCAAAACGCGCTCAAGAATTTCAACACGACCATCATCAACGCCACGGCGGGCACGAATGCCCGCGTGCGCTATGGTTTCGTGCCCTACAGCAGTTCGGTCAATGTCGGGCGCCTGCTCTACAATCTGAACCCGTCCTATCTGGTCAGCAATTACGGCATCCAGACCCGTGTGCCGCAGTTCGAGACGGTCAATTACGGGGTTTACAATGGGCGCTCGATCAAGACCTCGGAAGAGGTCTACAGCGCCAACAGCACGCCCGCCCTCTATTCCAGCAGCGCCTATGGCAGCCAGAGCGCCTGCCTCGAGGCCCTGCCCGCCGTCACGGCATGGGCCAACAATGGTTCACCCTCCGCAAGCAGCGGCTATGTGACCACCGGCAATTATTCCTATTACGCCAATATCAGCAACCAGCCCAGGCGGCGCACGCTTTATACCTGCTCCCGCTCGGGCGACAGCTATTATCAATATTACTACTACGCCAATCTGACATTCAAAACCTATAGCTATACCGGCTTCACCACGCCCGCGACGACATCGACCGCAAGCCTTTTCGACCATTTCGACTATATGCTGGTCAATATGGATGTCAGCACGTTCAAGACCTTTGCCAATACCACCACCAACACCGGCTCGAACGGCACATCGCTGGTATCCTCATGGGATGGCTGCATCGAGGAGCGCTATACTGTCTCTGACCCGACCTTCACCTACAGTTCGCTGACCGACCGCATTTCGCCCACGACCGCCACCGACCTCGACATCGACATGGCGCCCACCAGCGATGATGCCACCAAATGGGCGCCCATGTGGCCCGATGTCGCCTATTATCGCGGCACCAGCAGCAGCAGTTCCATTTTGAGCACATCGGGGTCGCAGGCCTATTCCTATTGCCCGGCGGCGGCGCGCACGCTGGCCACGATGACCCAGACCGATTTCACCAATTACGTCAACTCGCTGACCCCGGCGGGCAGCACCTATCACGATATCGGCATGCTGTGGGGCGCGCGGCTGATTTCGGCGACCGGGATCTTTGCCAGCAATGTGACCGAAGTGCCCACCAACGGCGGCAATGTCACGCGCCACATCATCTATATGACCGACGGCGAACCCAATGCGAATTATTCGATCCAGCAGGCCTATGGCATCGAATACCATGACCGGCGCATCACCGATAATGGCTATTCCAATGATGACAATCGCCATATCGCCCGTTTTCGCGCGCTGTGCGATGCGATCAAGGGGCGCGGCGTGCGCATCTGGGTGATCGGCTATTCCACCAGCCTGTCGAGCGACCTGTCCTATTGCGCCTCGCCCGACAGCGGCTTTACCGCCAACAGCGCCAGCGAACTCAACAGCGCGTTTCAGCAGATCGCCAAGACTGCCAGCGCGCTGCGGGTGGCCAGTTGA
- a CDS encoding patatin-like phospholipase family protein, producing the protein MPRMRRWKAPVTHARGNGTPFETVALLLQGGGALGAYQAGVYEALAERGIEPGWIAGISIGAINSAIIAGNAPEARVGQLRRFWEGVSGRSTAWAPWLATLGLSHLAVNPHLRGAINQMAAGQVLMQGAPGFFSPRLIPPFFQPDKTAEATSWYDTSHLRATLESLVDFDRINTRKTRFSVGAVNVRTGNFKYFDNAQCAIRPEHIIASGALPPGFPAVEVDGEYYWDGGLVSNTPLDWVLSSDSRLDTLVFQVDLWSARGHMPGDIAAVASRMKEIQYSSRTRAATDIFRERQELRNAFRKLAETMTQEQLASPEGKLLMEATDPARYNIVQMVYQSPNYEGDYKDYEFSRQTMEDHWRSGYEDAAHTLAQREVLELPSDPSGLAVYDFTSPGGGKS; encoded by the coding sequence ATGCCCCGAATGCGCCGCTGGAAAGCCCCCGTCACCCACGCCCGAGGCAATGGCACGCCCTTTGAAACCGTGGCTTTATTGCTGCAAGGCGGGGGCGCGCTGGGGGCCTATCAGGCGGGCGTTTACGAAGCGCTGGCCGAGCGGGGGATCGAGCCGGGCTGGATCGCGGGCATTTCCATCGGCGCGATCAACAGCGCGATCATCGCGGGCAATGCGCCCGAGGCGCGCGTGGGCCAATTACGCCGCTTTTGGGAGGGCGTCTCGGGCCGATCGACCGCATGGGCGCCATGGCTGGCCACGCTTGGCCTTTCGCATCTGGCGGTGAACCCGCATCTGCGCGGGGCTATCAACCAGATGGCGGCGGGGCAGGTGCTGATGCAGGGTGCGCCGGGGTTCTTTTCCCCTCGCCTGATCCCGCCCTTTTTTCAGCCCGACAAGACCGCCGAGGCGACCAGTTGGTATGACACCAGCCATTTGCGCGCCACGCTGGAAAGTCTGGTCGATTTCGACCGCATCAACACGCGCAAAACCCGCTTCAGCGTGGGCGCGGTCAATGTGCGCACAGGCAATTTCAAATATTTCGACAATGCCCAATGCGCGATCCGGCCCGAACATATCATCGCCTCAGGCGCGCTGCCGCCCGGTTTTCCAGCGGTCGAGGTCGATGGCGAATATTACTGGGACGGCGGGCTGGTGTCGAACACGCCGCTCGACTGGGTGCTGTCCTCCGATTCGCGGCTCGACACGCTGGTGTTTCAGGTCGATCTGTGGAGCGCGCGCGGCCATATGCCCGGCGACATTGCCGCGGTTGCCTCGCGCATGAAGGAAATCCAGTATTCCAGCCGCACCCGTGCCGCCACCGACATATTTCGCGAAAGACAGGAGTTGCGCAACGCCTTCCGCAAGCTGGCCGAGACGATGACGCAAGAGCAACTGGCCAGCCCCGAGGGCAAGCTGTTGATGGAGGCCACCGATCCGGCCCGCTACAACATCGTCCAGATGGTCTATCAGTCGCCCAATTACGAAGGCGATTACAAGGACTATGAATTCAGCCGCCAGACGATGGAGGACCATTGGCGCAGCGGCTATGAGGATGCCGCCCATACGCTGGCCCAGCGCGAGGTGCTGGAATTGCCCAGCGACCCGTCCGGGCTGGCGGTGTATGATTTCACCAGTCCGGGTGGGGGCAAGAGTTAA
- a CDS encoding MFS transporter, whose amino-acid sequence MSGKPKLGWAGLCNVSFGFFGIQIGFALQNANMSRVFQSLGSSIDDLPALWIAAPLTGLLVQPVIGHLSDRTWLGRLGRRRPYFLAGAVLACLALLVMPLQGMLLGAAMLLWLLDASLNVAMEPFRAFVGDMLDKSQHTAGYAVQTAFIGAGAVVGSLFPSLLDALGVANVAPTGQIPDTVRYSFWAGGAILLAAVLWTVLNTQEYSPAQMAEFGEAPAPETGPDLVLAARSPLGALPWISAGGVLGACVAHWALAKELYLLAGLMAAYGAALIAAILLARAGRTTLLSSVVGDFAGMPPLMKRLALVQFFSWSALFIMWIYTTPIVAQYHFGATDPASPAYQAAANYVGRLFSIYNGVAAPAALIVLPWLARRIGKARTHAVSLIAGAAGFGSYLVLRDPAWLMLSEVAIGLAWASILAMPYAMLASSLPQSKLGVSMGLFNVFVVVPQLLVATVMHTIMDAFFPGAPVWTMAFAAATLMVAAMATLTLPKVE is encoded by the coding sequence ATGTCGGGCAAGCCCAAACTTGGCTGGGCCGGGCTGTGCAATGTCAGCTTTGGCTTTTTCGGCATCCAGATCGGCTTTGCCCTGCAAAACGCCAATATGAGCCGGGTTTTCCAGTCGCTTGGTTCCTCGATCGATGATCTGCCCGCGCTGTGGATCGCCGCGCCTTTGACCGGCCTGCTGGTGCAGCCGGTGATCGGGCATCTGTCGGACCGCACGTGGTTGGGGCGGCTGGGGCGGCGGCGGCCCTATTTTCTGGCGGGCGCGGTTCTGGCCTGTCTGGCGCTGCTGGTCATGCCGCTCCAGGGCATGCTGCTGGGCGCGGCCATGCTGCTCTGGCTGCTCGATGCCAGTCTGAATGTAGCGATGGAGCCGTTCCGCGCCTTTGTTGGCGATATGCTGGACAAGAGCCAGCATACGGCGGGCTATGCGGTGCAGACCGCCTTTATCGGCGCGGGGGCGGTGGTGGGTTCGCTGTTCCCCTCGCTGCTCGATGCGCTGGGCGTGGCCAATGTCGCGCCCACGGGACAGATCCCCGATACGGTGCGCTACAGCTTCTGGGCGGGCGGGGCGATCCTGCTGGCGGCGGTCTTGTGGACGGTGCTGAACACGCAAGAATATTCGCCCGCGCAGATGGCGGAGTTCGGCGAGGCACCCGCCCCCGAAACCGGCCCAGACCTTGTGCTGGCGGCGCGCTCGCCGCTGGGGGCCTTGCCGTGGATCAGTGCGGGCGGCGTGCTGGGGGCCTGCGTGGCGCATTGGGCGCTGGCCAAGGAGCTTTATCTGCTGGCCGGCCTGATGGCGGCCTATGGCGCGGCGCTGATCGCGGCAATCCTGTTGGCGCGCGCGGGGCGCACCACATTGCTCTCCAGCGTGGTGGGCGATTTTGCCGGCATGCCGCCGCTGATGAAACGCCTTGCGCTGGTGCAGTTCTTCAGTTGGTCCGCGCTGTTCATCATGTGGATCTATACCACGCCCATCGTTGCCCAATATCATTTCGGCGCCACCGATCCGGCCAGCCCGGCCTATCAGGCGGCGGCCAATTACGTCGGGCGATTGTTCTCGATCTATAACGGCGTGGCCGCGCCCGCCGCGCTGATCGTCCTGCCATGGCTGGCCCGGCGCATCGGCAAGGCGCGCACCCATGCGGTCAGCCTGATTGCCGGGGCGGCGGGCTTCGGCTCCTATCTGGTGCTGCGCGATCCGGCATGGCTGATGCTGTCCGAGGTGGCAATCGGCCTTGCCTGGGCCTCGATCCTGGCCATGCCCTATGCGATGCTGGCCTCCAGCCTGCCGCAATCGAAGCTGGGCGTGTCGATGGGCCTGTTCAATGTTTTCGTCGTGGTGCCGCAATTGCTGGTGGCCACGGTCATGCACACGATCATGGACGCGTTTTTCCCCGGCGCGCCGGTGTGGACCATGGCTTTTGCCGCCGCCACACTGATGGTCGCCGCGATGGCCACGCTGACCTTGCCCAAGGTGGAATGA
- a CDS encoding LacI family DNA-binding transcriptional regulator — MGQKRSNKPTSFDIAYRAGVSQPTVSRALRGSRSVSAETRARIEAIARELNYTVDKNASSLRSQRANTIALLFFEEPSEDDSRINPFFLAMLGSITRQCANRGFDLLISFQKMEDDWHTRYQDSHRADGLILLGYGDYTQYEQRLTGLVAQGTRFVRWGSVRPDNIGATVGSDNFGAGQMAGDHLIAQGRRDIAFLGQADEHYPEFSDRYRGLQAALAENGLPVNPDLQIDALTTEESGYLAAKALIARGARFDAIFAGSDLIAIGAMRALSEAGLSVPGDVALMGFDDIPAAGMTNPPLTTMMQDLKAAGVLLIETLLAQIEDRPLPSPVLPTRLVRRKSCGG, encoded by the coding sequence ATGGGGCAAAAACGATCGAACAAACCTACCAGCTTTGACATCGCCTATCGCGCGGGCGTGTCCCAGCCCACGGTCAGCAGGGCGCTGCGCGGATCGCGTTCGGTCAGCGCCGAGACGCGCGCAAGGATCGAGGCGATTGCCCGCGAACTGAATTACACGGTCGACAAAAACGCTTCCTCGCTGCGTTCACAGCGGGCCAACACGATTGCGCTGCTGTTTTTTGAAGAACCCAGCGAGGATGATTCGCGCATCAACCCCTTCTTCCTCGCCATGCTGGGATCGATCACGCGGCAATGCGCCAATCGCGGGTTCGACCTGTTGATTTCGTTCCAGAAAATGGAGGATGACTGGCACACGCGCTATCAGGACAGCCACCGAGCCGATGGACTGATCCTGCTGGGCTATGGCGATTACACGCAATACGAACAGCGGCTGACGGGGCTGGTGGCGCAGGGCACGCGCTTTGTCCGCTGGGGTTCGGTGCGGCCTGACAATATCGGCGCCACCGTGGGCAGCGACAATTTCGGCGCGGGGCAAATGGCGGGCGATCACCTGATCGCGCAGGGCCGCCGCGACATCGCCTTTCTGGGTCAGGCCGACGAGCATTACCCCGAGTTTTCCGACCGTTATCGCGGGCTTCAGGCGGCGCTGGCGGAAAACGGTCTGCCGGTGAACCCCGATTTGCAGATTGATGCTTTGACGACCGAGGAATCGGGCTATCTGGCCGCAAAGGCCCTGATTGCGCGGGGCGCGCGGTTTGACGCGATCTTTGCCGGATCAGACCTCATCGCCATCGGCGCGATGCGCGCGCTGTCCGAGGCGGGCCTGTCGGTGCCGGGCGATGTGGCGCTGATGGGTTTTGACGATATTCCGGCGGCGGGCATGACCAACCCGCCGCTGACCACGATGATGCAGGACCTGAAGGCGGCGGGCGTGCTGCTGATCGAAACCCTGTTGGCCCAGATCGAGGATCGGCCCCTGCCCTCGCCGGTCCTGCCCACAAGGCTGGTGCGCCGCAAGAGTTGCGGGGGGTGA